The window CATCATGCTGCCGAAGCTCACCGAGGCGCTGAAGCAGCAGATCGTCGTCGACAACCGGCCCGGCGCCGGCAGCCAGATCGGCACCGACATGGTCGCGAAAGCGCCGGCCGACGGCTACACGCTGCTCATGGTCGATACCGCGTTCACGACCAACCCGAGCCTGTACTCCAAGCTTCCGTACGATTCGGCGAAGGATTTCGCGCCGGTGTCGCTCCTCGCGTCGGGGCCGGTGATCATGATCGTGCATCCTTCGGTGCCGGTGCGTACCGTGAAAGAGCTCGTCGCGCTGGCGCGCGCCAAACCCGGGGCGCTCAACTTCGCGTCGGGCGGCCCCGGCAGCTCGACCCATCTCGGCGTCGAGCTCCTCAAGTACATCGCGAAGATCGACCTCGTCCACATCCCCTACAAGGGCACGGGCCCGGCGGTGGCAGACGTGCTCGGCGGGCAGGTGACGATGATGTTCGCCGGCATCAGCTCGGTGAAGCAGCACGTCGAGAACGGCCGACTGCGGGCGATCGCGGTGACGGGCGCCGCGCGATCACCGGCGATGCCGAACGTGCCGACGTTCGGCGAGGCGGGCATGAAGGAGGTCGACGCGAGCTCGTACTGGGGTGCGCTCGCGCCGGCGCGCACGCCGAACGACATCGTCACGCGCGTGAGCGCGACCATGGCCCAGGTGCTCAAGATGCCCGACGTGCGCGACAAGCTCGTCGAGCTCGGCTTCGTTCCCATCGGCGGCACGCCCGCCGAATACGCGGCGTTGCTGGCGAGCGAGACCGACAAATGGGCGAAAGTGATCAAGGCCGCGAAAGTGAAGCTCGACTGATGCGCGCGCTCGTCTTCGTCCTCGCTTTCTGCGCCTCGCAGGCTTCCGCGCAAGGCTATCCTTCGAAACCGCTGCGCTTCATCGCCGGGTTTCCCGCGGGCGGACCGAGCGACATCGTGACGCGCGCGCTCGCCAAGCGCATGTCGGAGCTGCTGGGCCAGCCGGTCGTCGTCGAGAACCGCGCGGGCGCGGGCGGGCACATCGCCGTCGAAGCGATGGTGAAAGCGCCTGCCGACGGCTACACCATCCTGCTCGCAGGCAGCTTCGTCACCATCGGGCCGAGCCTCAATCCGAAGCTGCCGTACGATCCGGTGCGCGACATCGCGCCGATCGGGCTCATCGCACGCAATCAGTACCTGCTCGTGGTGCATCCGGCAGTCCCCGCCAGGAACGTGAAAGAGCTGATCGCGCTCGCGAGGAGCCGGCCGGGGCAGCTCAACTACGGCTCCTCCGGCGTCGGCGCGCCGCCGCACCTCGCGACCGAGCTCTTCAAGACCCTGGCGAAGATCAACGCGGTGCACGTGCCGTATCAGGGGGCGACGCCGGCCATCGCGGCGCTGATCGGCGGGCACGTCGACTTCTACGTCGGCGGCATCTCGGGACTGATTCCGCAGGTGCGCAGCAACCGGCTGCGCGCACTGGGCGTCACCGGCGCCCGGCGGTCGAGCGAGCTGCCCGAGGTACCCACCATTGCCGAAGCCGCGCTGCCGGGTTACGACATCTCCACGTGGTTCGGCGTCGTCGCGCCGGCGGAGACGCCGAAGGAGATCGTGTCGCGGCTCAACGCGACCTTGACCAAGATCGTCGGCGAGAAGGACATGCAGTCCTATCTCGCCGCGCAGGGCCTCGAGCCCGCGGCGAGCACGCCCGACG is drawn from Burkholderiales bacterium and contains these coding sequences:
- a CDS encoding tripartite tricarboxylate transporter substrate binding protein, whose product is MPRKLAIAVLAAALCGTSHAQTYPSKPARVIVPFAPGGGTDILTRIMLPKLTEALKQQIVVDNRPGAGSQIGTDMVAKAPADGYTLLMVDTAFTTNPSLYSKLPYDSAKDFAPVSLLASGPVIMIVHPSVPVRTVKELVALARAKPGALNFASGGPGSSTHLGVELLKYIAKIDLVHIPYKGTGPAVADVLGGQVTMMFAGISSVKQHVENGRLRAIAVTGAARSPAMPNVPTFGEAGMKEVDASSYWGALAPARTPNDIVTRVSATMAQVLKMPDVRDKLVELGFVPIGGTPAEYAALLASETDKWAKVIKAAKVKLD
- a CDS encoding tripartite tricarboxylate transporter substrate binding protein; the encoded protein is MRALVFVLAFCASQASAQGYPSKPLRFIAGFPAGGPSDIVTRALAKRMSELLGQPVVVENRAGAGGHIAVEAMVKAPADGYTILLAGSFVTIGPSLNPKLPYDPVRDIAPIGLIARNQYLLVVHPAVPARNVKELIALARSRPGQLNYGSSGVGAPPHLATELFKTLAKINAVHVPYQGATPAIAALIGGHVDFYVGGISGLIPQVRSNRLRALGVTGARRSSELPEVPTIAEAALPGYDISTWFGVVAPAETPKEIVSRLNATLTKIVGEKDMQSYLAAQGLEPAASTPDELGRMIRSEIPKFAQIVKAAGIKGE